One Solanum lycopersicum chromosome 4, SLM_r2.1 DNA window includes the following coding sequences:
- the LOC138348320 gene encoding small ribosomal subunit protein uS8z/uS8w codes for MVRVSVLNDALKSMYNAEKRGKRQVMIRPSSKVIIKFLIVMQKHGYIGEFEYVDDHRSGKIVVELNGRLNKCGVISPRFDVGVKEIEGWTARLLPSRQFGYIVLTTSAGIMDHEEARRKNVGGKVLGFFY; via the exons ATGGTCAGAGTTAGCGTGCTGAATGATGCTCTCAAGAGCATGTACAATGCTGAAAAGAGGGGAAAGCGTCAGGTCATGATTAGACCTTCATCAAAAGTCATCATCAAGTTCCTCATTGTTATGCAGAAGCATG GTTACATCGGAGAATTTGAGTACGTCGATGATCATAGGTCCGGAAAGATTGTTGTCGAACTGAACGGAAGGCTTAACAAGTGTGGTGTCATTAGTCCTCGCTTTGATGTTGGAGTCAAGGAGATTGAAGGATGGACTGCTAGATTGCTCCCTTCACGACAG TTTGGGTACATTGTGCTGACTACCTCAGCTGGTATCATGGACCATGAAGAGGCTAGGAGAAAGAATGTTGGTGGAAAAGTTCTTGGTTTCTTTTATTGA